One window of Campylobacter avium LMG 24591 genomic DNA carries:
- a CDS encoding MFS transporter: MTKFDKKMISLTERLRFKIAIFSVAMMTVLGASLISPALPSISKHFHYVENIELLSGLVLTIPALSTALFSPLAGYLLDKFGKLVFLYPATILWILVGFSGYFVDNIYLLLLSRFVLGMATAFITTAASALLGDYYAVGAGRKDKALSLQGLFLAFGGAVMTMIGGFLASFSWNYVFIVYLSGFLIFFFCIFYLFEPRVNKNKKALRDEKQRQKVDYKPFVPTYFMGFFVIMMYYLISVQFPHYIEHNLGLDAKYIGFAMSASAISYGIFSFLYKDVVKILGIKKIYIYSLVLQSCSFFMVYISDSFFITILSLFIFGGAGGLVIVNNSAYLLGLAPSYAKARIYSILASCMFLGQFISPFITTPLTQSFGIKNEFLIWALTLLLVGLSYCFFKEKKA, translated from the coding sequence ATGACAAAATTTGATAAAAAGATGATAAGTCTTACTGAAAGACTTAGATTTAAGATAGCTATATTTTCCGTGGCTATGATGACTGTTTTAGGCGCTTCTTTAATCTCTCCTGCTCTGCCTTCCATATCTAAACATTTTCATTATGTAGAAAATATAGAGCTTTTAAGCGGACTTGTGCTTACTATACCCGCTCTTTCTACGGCTTTATTTTCGCCTTTGGCGGGGTATTTGTTAGATAAATTTGGCAAGCTTGTGTTTTTGTATCCGGCTACTATTTTATGGATACTTGTAGGCTTTTCCGGTTATTTTGTGGATAATATTTATTTGTTATTGCTTTCTCGCTTTGTGCTTGGCATGGCTACTGCTTTCATCACAACGGCTGCTTCTGCCTTGCTTGGAGATTACTACGCGGTGGGTGCTGGCAGAAAAGACAAGGCCTTATCTTTGCAAGGCTTATTTCTAGCTTTTGGCGGAGCGGTGATGACCATGATAGGTGGCTTTTTAGCTTCTTTTTCTTGGAATTATGTTTTTATAGTTTATCTAAGTGGCTTTTTGATTTTTTTCTTTTGCATTTTTTATCTTTTTGAGCCTAGGGTAAATAAAAACAAAAAGGCCTTAAGGGATGAAAAACAAAGGCAAAAGGTTGATTACAAGCCCTTTGTGCCTACTTATTTCATGGGCTTTTTTGTGATTATGATGTATTATCTAATCTCTGTGCAGTTTCCGCACTACATAGAACACAACCTAGGCCTTGATGCTAAATACATAGGCTTTGCGATGTCTGCTTCTGCCATTTCTTACGGAATTTTCTCCTTTTTATATAAGGATGTGGTTAAAATTTTAGGCATTAAAAAAATTTACATTTATTCCCTTGTGCTTCAATCTTGCAGCTTTTTTATGGTTTATATAAGCGATAGTTTTTTCATCACCATACTAAGTCTTTTTATCTTTGGTGGTGCGGGAGGACTTGTCATAGTTAATAATTCAGCTTATTTGCTAGGCTTAGCACCATCTTATGCAAAGGCTAGAATTTATAGCATACTTGCTTCTTGTATGTTTTTAGGACAGTTCATCTCTCCTTTTATCACAACCCCACTTACTCAAAGCTTTGGCATAAAAAATGAGTTTTTAATCTGGGCTTTAACCTTGCTTTTAGTGGGGCTTTCATACTGCTTTTTCAAAGAAAAAAAGGCTTGA
- a CDS encoding PhoX family protein, which yields MTRRKFLQNSTMGSMLAFFAVSNLNAAVLGSRKSLLGFEEIGASSADEVIVPKGYESKILLSWGDPLFSKAYKYDESKKIDERAVENAKLCFGDNTDGMSFFELDSKRAILAVNNEYINPELMFTHQGKKLSKNDVLYEQANVGVSIFEIEKEGEFYSVVLDSKFNRRIDANTKMKVSGAAKNEVLAGENFVYGTLNNCANGKTPWGTYLSCEENVDDFFGSSDENFVFDESLKRYGFGVKSVYGWEKFDKRFDLSKNKQEANKFGWVVEIDPFNAKSIPVKRTALGRFKHENAEFVLEKDGTVVVYMGDDEADEFIYKFVSKHKYKKGANTDKILDEGILYVGQFNGKIGDFRGSGKWIALEYGKNGLDEKNGFKSQADVLINARFAGTVVGATPMDRCEWIASHKESAQKEVFATLTNNKSRKEPNAANPRVKNVYGQIIKWWHKNSHKEDEFSWELFVLAGNPSQKGLNKGTNNITDKNKFNSPDGLCFDKDGRLWIQTDGNYSNKGEFSDMGNNCMLAADTRSGEIKRFLSGPVACEITGIAFSPDYKLMFVGIQHPGEFLKPSTFPYGQTPRSSIVMIRKKDGGIIGT from the coding sequence ATGACAAGACGCAAATTTTTACAAAATTCAACTATGGGTTCTATGCTTGCTTTTTTTGCTGTTTCAAATTTAAATGCAGCTGTTCTTGGCTCAAGGAAAAGTTTGCTCGGCTTTGAAGAAATCGGCGCAAGCAGTGCTGATGAAGTGATAGTGCCAAAGGGCTATGAGAGTAAAATTTTACTTTCTTGGGGGGATCCTTTGTTTAGCAAGGCTTACAAATACGATGAAAGCAAAAAGATAGATGAAAGAGCGGTTGAGAATGCAAAGCTTTGTTTTGGAGATAATACAGACGGCATGAGCTTTTTTGAACTAGATAGCAAAAGAGCGATTTTAGCTGTGAATAACGAATACATAAATCCAGAGCTAATGTTTACTCATCAAGGAAAAAAGTTAAGCAAAAATGATGTTTTATACGAGCAGGCAAATGTTGGGGTTAGTATTTTTGAGATAGAAAAAGAGGGCGAGTTTTACTCTGTGGTGCTTGATTCTAAATTTAACAGACGCATTGACGCAAATACCAAGATGAAGGTGAGCGGGGCTGCGAAAAATGAGGTTTTGGCTGGCGAAAATTTTGTTTATGGTACTTTGAATAACTGTGCAAATGGCAAAACGCCCTGGGGGACATATCTTAGCTGCGAAGAAAATGTGGATGATTTTTTTGGAAGCAGTGATGAAAATTTTGTCTTTGATGAGAGTTTGAAAAGATATGGTTTTGGCGTGAAAAGTGTTTATGGCTGGGAAAAATTTGATAAAAGATTTGATTTAAGCAAAAACAAGCAGGAGGCAAATAAATTTGGCTGGGTCGTAGAAATTGACCCGTTTAATGCTAAATCAATCCCTGTTAAAAGAACGGCTTTGGGGCGATTTAAACACGAAAATGCTGAATTTGTGCTAGAAAAAGATGGAACTGTGGTTGTTTATATGGGCGATGATGAGGCGGATGAGTTTATATATAAATTTGTAAGCAAGCATAAATACAAAAAAGGTGCAAATACTGATAAAATTTTGGATGAGGGAATTTTATATGTAGGGCAGTTTAATGGCAAAATAGGGGATTTTAGAGGTAGCGGCAAGTGGATAGCCTTAGAATACGGTAAAAACGGGCTTGATGAAAAAAACGGCTTTAAGTCACAAGCTGATGTGCTTATAAATGCAAGATTTGCTGGGACTGTTGTTGGTGCTACGCCTATGGATAGGTGTGAGTGGATAGCCTCGCATAAAGAAAGTGCTCAAAAAGAAGTTTTTGCAACTCTTACAAACAACAAATCAAGAAAAGAGCCAAATGCCGCAAATCCTAGGGTTAAAAATGTATATGGTCAAATCATAAAATGGTGGCATAAAAATTCACATAAAGAGGATGAGTTTTCTTGGGAACTTTTTGTTTTAGCGGGCAATCCTAGCCAAAAAGGCCTAAACAAAGGCACAAACAACATCACAGATAAAAATAAATTCAACTCACCTGATGGCTTGTGTTTTGATAAAGATGGGCGGCTTTGGATACAAACTGATGGGAATTACTCAAACAAGGGCGAATTTAGCGACATGGGCAATAACTGCATGCTAGCGGCTGATACTAGAAGCGGAGAGATAAAAAGATTTTTAAGCGGGCCTGTTGCCTGCGAGATAACGGGCATTGCTTTTAGTCCTGATTATAAGCTTATGTTTGTGGGAATTCAACATCCGGGCGAGTTTTTAAAACCAAGCACTTTTCCTTACGGGCAAACGCCTCGTTCAAGTATAGTTATGATACGCAAGAAAGACGGAGGTATAATAGGAACTTAA
- a CDS encoding PepSY-like domain-containing protein — protein MKTKFIASLVLASSVCAFANQAATAQPAPAAPQPVQPYVNPQPYQGYYGLPQKAMNTIQKTYPGVYIKDIDFEGYGFEVELTNFMKMYFDRNGNLLGQAWDD, from the coding sequence ATGAAAACAAAATTTATTGCTTCACTCGTGCTTGCCTCAAGCGTATGTGCCTTTGCTAACCAAGCTGCTACTGCTCAGCCAGCACCAGCCGCCCCACAGCCTGTTCAACCTTATGTAAATCCTCAACCTTACCAAGGATATTACGGCTTGCCTCAAAAGGCCATGAACACCATACAAAAAACCTATCCTGGAGTATATATAAAAGATATAGACTTTGAGGGTTACGGTTTTGAAGTTGAGCTTACAAATTTCATGAAGATGTATTTTGATAGAAATGGCAACTTGCTAGGCCAAGCTTGGGATGATTAA
- the dapB gene encoding 4-hydroxy-tetrahydrodipicolinate reductase: protein MIKLGLFGANGRMGLCIQENLKDDKEAFVSASYDKNSGFESFFQNSDLIIDFSSKQGTASLLDFAKTHPKPLLIGTTGLDVEFETMKELSKKMPIFYASNTSLGIAVLNHLAQRASAILRDFDIEILEMHHKHKKDSPSGTALSLANSVASARSLELSKVMVTNRKEARKKDEISVLSLRGGDIVGKHTVGFYEDGEFLELSHTATSRATFAKGAIKIAKWLIKQDAGFYSINDMLEF from the coding sequence ATGATAAAACTAGGACTTTTCGGTGCAAACGGCAGAATGGGACTTTGCATACAAGAAAATTTAAAAGATGACAAAGAAGCCTTTGTATCAGCCTCTTACGATAAAAATTCAGGCTTTGAAAGCTTTTTTCAAAATAGCGATTTAATTATAGACTTTTCATCAAAGCAAGGCACCGCCTCGCTTTTAGACTTCGCAAAAACTCATCCCAAGCCCCTACTCATAGGCACAACAGGACTTGATGTAGAATTTGAGACTATGAAAGAGCTAAGCAAAAAAATGCCAATTTTTTATGCTTCTAACACATCTTTAGGCATAGCCGTTTTAAACCACCTAGCACAAAGAGCAAGTGCCATTTTAAGAGACTTTGACATAGAAATTTTAGAAATGCACCACAAGCACAAAAAAGACTCCCCAAGCGGCACAGCCCTAAGCCTTGCAAACTCAGTCGCAAGTGCTAGATCTTTAGAGCTTAGCAAGGTTATGGTTACAAACCGAAAAGAAGCCAGAAAAAAAGATGAAATTTCAGTCCTTTCTCTAAGAGGAGGCGACATCGTAGGCAAACACACGGTCGGCTTTTACGAGGATGGCGAGTTTTTAGAGTTAAGCCACACCGCCACTTCAAGAGCCACTTTCGCAAAAGGTGCTATAAAGATAGCAAAATGGCTGATAAAGCAAGATGCTGGATTTTACAGCATAAACGATATGTTGGAGTTTTAG
- the purF gene encoding amidophosphoribosyltransferase has protein sequence MCAVVGVINSNSASVYAYYALFAMQHRGQEATGISVSDLNKIQTIKSKGEVNQVFNESLLKKLKGPIAIGHNRYSTAGTSSINDAQPVSATCVLGDISLVHNGNLVNKDEIRSKLIKEGAIFSSNMDTENLIHLIARSKKESLKERIIESLKHCLGAYCFILASKDELFVIRDRYGVRPLSLARLKDGGYIVASETCAFDLLEAEFIRDVKPGEMLIFKNGYEKYESIELFKEEPRICAFEYVYFARPDSIIEGKSVYEVRKKMGESLAKNFKEHIDFVVPVPDSGVSAAIGFSNFLNKPLEMAIVRNHYIGRTFIEPTQELRNFKVKLKLNPMSKVLKGKDIAVIDDSIVRGTTSKKIISLLRAAGARSIHLAIACPEIKFPDLYGIDTPTFEELISHNKNADEVKNFVGADTLTFLSIDELKESIGLERQYSLVSFDGDYFIKE, from the coding sequence ATGTGTGCAGTAGTTGGAGTTATAAACTCAAATTCAGCCTCCGTGTATGCGTATTACGCACTTTTTGCTATGCAGCACAGAGGGCAAGAAGCCACAGGCATAAGCGTTAGCGATTTAAACAAAATTCAAACTATAAAGTCAAAAGGCGAGGTAAATCAAGTCTTTAACGAAAGCTTGCTTAAAAAGCTAAAAGGTCCCATAGCCATAGGGCACAACCGCTACTCAACAGCAGGCACTTCCTCCATAAATGACGCCCAGCCCGTAAGTGCCACCTGCGTTTTAGGCGACATAAGCCTAGTGCATAATGGAAATTTGGTAAATAAAGACGAGATTAGAAGTAAGCTCATCAAAGAAGGAGCGATTTTTAGCTCAAATATGGACACAGAAAATCTCATCCACCTCATCGCCAGAAGTAAGAAAGAAAGCCTAAAAGAAAGGATTATTGAAAGTCTAAAACACTGCCTAGGAGCATACTGCTTCATCCTAGCTTCAAAAGATGAGCTTTTCGTCATTAGAGATAGATACGGAGTTAGACCCCTATCCCTAGCTAGACTAAAGGACGGAGGCTACATCGTAGCTAGCGAAACCTGTGCCTTTGACCTGCTAGAAGCTGAATTTATAAGAGATGTAAAACCGGGCGAAATGCTCATCTTTAAAAACGGCTACGAAAAATACGAAAGCATAGAGCTTTTCAAAGAAGAGCCTAGAATTTGTGCCTTTGAGTATGTGTATTTCGCAAGGCCTGATAGCATTATCGAGGGCAAAAGCGTTTATGAGGTGCGTAAAAAAATGGGCGAAAGCCTAGCCAAGAACTTTAAAGAACACATCGACTTTGTAGTGCCTGTGCCAGATAGTGGCGTAAGTGCTGCCATAGGCTTTTCAAATTTTTTAAACAAACCCTTAGAAATGGCTATAGTAAGAAACCACTACATAGGACGAACCTTCATAGAACCAACCCAAGAGCTTAGAAATTTCAAGGTAAAACTAAAGCTAAATCCTATGTCAAAGGTCTTAAAAGGCAAGGATATAGCAGTGATTGATGATAGTATAGTGCGTGGCACGACTTCGAAAAAGATAATCTCGCTTTTAAGAGCAGCAGGAGCAAGAAGCATACACCTAGCCATAGCCTGTCCGGAAATCAAATTCCCAGACCTCTACGGCATAGACACCCCAACCTTTGAGGAACTCATCTCGCATAATAAAAACGCAGACGAGGTAAAAAACTTCGTAGGAGCTGACACCCTTACCTTTTTAAGCATAGATGAGCTTAAAGAGAGCATAGGCTTGGAAAGGCAGTATTCTTTAGTAAGTTTTGATGGAGATTATTTTATAAAAGAGTGA